Sequence from the Bacillus sp. (in: firmicutes) genome:
TGGAATTATCAGCTTATCCGCTATGCAGGATATGAAACAGACCAAGGTGTGATTGGAGATACCTCGTCTATTGGACTTACAAAAGAATGTGAAAAGATGGGATGGATAGGGAAAGGCACACATTTTGATATACTGCCAATTGTCATTCAAAAAAATAGAGGTCAACCAAAGTGGTTTGAAATTCCTAAGGATATTGTTTTAGAAGTTCCATTACGCCATCCGGAAATAAAAGCGTTTGCTGATTTGCACTTGAAATGGTACGGTCTTCCCTTAGTTTCTGAAATGAAGCTTGAAATTGGCGGCATTCATTATACAGCTGCACCATTTAATGGTTGGTATATGGGAACGGAGATAGGAGCAAGAAATTTTGCTGATAACTATCGTTATAATATGTTATCGAAAGTAGCGGAAATAATGAGACTTGATACTAGCCGTGAAGCAACTTTATGGAGGGATAAAGCTCTCGTAGAGTTAAATGTTGCTGTTCTCCATTCATTTAAGGAAGATGGGGTAAGTATTGTTGACCACCATACAGCAGCAGCACAATTTAAACTATTTGAAGAAAAGGAAGTCGATTTAGGTAGGGAAATCACAGGAAATTGGACTTGGCTTATACCACCGCTATCGCCTGCAACCACCCATATTTTCCATAAGCCTTACACGAATAAAACAAATAAGCCGAATTATTTCTATCAGGAAAAACGTTACTAAAATAAAAATTAATAGTTCTTGGTGCTATGACACCCAGAATTTATCGAAAAGTAACAACTCCAACATCATTGTTACTGTCCAATAGAGGCTGTAAGGATTTTTGGGTATTGATATGGAAAATGACCGATTGTCGGATAAGAATAAGAACTTCGCTCTATTTAGTACAATTTTAAATTCTATTACTTTTTTAATTTGTGGAAAAGCAACTCAAGATGATTCCTTACTTACGAATCAAAACTTTCAAGTCATTAAAGCTTATGTAAATGAAACATTTGATTGTTTGTTTTCAGTCTTACCTAGTGATATAACAAACAGAAAAAAATATCTTCTAGGTAAGGCATTGATTACAAGGTATTTGCAAATTTATTTATCAATCGAAAAATGACTTGATATTATCAGATGAAATAAGCAAAGAGAGTATTACCTTTACAGGAAGTATTGCTGGAATAAATGCTGATAGCAATAGAAACATTCATATCTTCTGCTATACTTGGTAATATACCGGCAATGACAAAATCATCTGTACCAATAATGAAAGTACCTACTACTAAAATGAAGATACAGTAATTCATTTTATGTCACTACCTTTACGTCGATTTTCTACATTGGTCCAAAAATCAATTAAGTTTTCTAACTCACTTTCAACTTCCTGTAAATTACTTATTTGCTCACGAGTTTTCTCTAATTTTTCTCTGTAAAGAGAAAGTGCGGTAGAAGCACAGTCAGAAGAGTTACTATCTACGGGATGAAAAGATCCACAGGATATAACAGGAAAAATCTCATCCGTATTTAAACCTAACTCTAAAAAAAGTTAAACTGCTTTTACACGCTCCACATCTTTTTCGCTATATATACGATATCCATTTTCTAATCGCTTTGGATAAATTAATTTTTTCTCTTCATAATATCGAATTGATCGGATGCTGACCCCGGTTTTTAATGACAGTTCGCCAATTTTTATTTTATTTTTCCCTCCTAAACTACTACGTTATAGCCATATTAAAGTATGACATGGTGTGAGGGTCAATAACTAATCTTCGATTTCTAAGGTCCTCAACATTTTACTGTTAAAATATCCAATTCATAGGAATATTCCCAAACATTAGTTTCTAAACTTAATTTGGATATTCGGATTATCAGGTGGAAAAACATAATAGCTGGTTGATTTTTGGTAAACTAAAGTAAAAAATTTTAAATAAATTGTATCTTCGACAAACGGGCCATATTGCAGAACAACTCCTTTAAAAAATTAGATTTCTATGGTTATAGATTTTAAAGAAGATTGTGAAATTATAACTTAAAGTAAAGGAACAGATTATATGAATAAAAAACATCTTGCAACTAATATATAAGTGAATTATTATATAAGTTAATTCTTATATGGAAGGAGACGACTTATTTGGATAATCTTGAATTAATGGCGAAACAGTTAAAAGCTGTGAGTGATCCTAATCGCTTAAAACTATTGGCTTGTCTCAAAAAAGGGGAAGTATGTGCTTGTGACTTTGTTGATGTATTGAGGATTTCTCAACCTGCTGTAAGTCAGCAGTTGAAAAAATTAAAAGAGGTTGGAATTATTGCTGAGAGACCGGAAAGAACATGGAAGCATTATCGATTAAATGACTCT
This genomic interval carries:
- a CDS encoding MerR family transcriptional regulator yields the protein MKIGELSLKTGVSIRSIRYYEEKKLIYPKRLENGYRIYSEKDVERVKAV
- a CDS encoding nitric oxide synthase oxygenase, producing the protein MKAIIQDVLFDEAKDFIYQCYSELGKSAVETQKRIKEIKKQIELYHHYDHTFEELQHGARMAWRNSNRCIGRLFWESLHVFDQRDCDTEAEVAEALFKHIEYATNGGKVIPTISIFKPAVGKEEQFRIWNYQLIRYAGYETDQGVIGDTSSIGLTKECEKMGWIGKGTHFDILPIVIQKNRGQPKWFEIPKDIVLEVPLRHPEIKAFADLHLKWYGLPLVSEMKLEIGGIHYTAAPFNGWYMGTEIGARNFADNYRYNMLSKVAEIMRLDTSREATLWRDKALVELNVAVLHSFKEDGVSIVDHHTAAAQFKLFEEKEVDLGREITGNWTWLIPPLSPATTHIFHKPYTNKTNKPNYFYQEKRY
- a CDS encoding winged helix-turn-helix transcriptional regulator codes for the protein MAKQLKAVSDPNRLKLLACLKKGEVCACDFVDVLRISQPAVSQQLKKLKEVGIIAERPERTWKHYRLNDSLPPYIQAIIDELEEISIIKCNC